In Gemmatimonadaceae bacterium, a single window of DNA contains:
- a CDS encoding transferase hexapeptide repeat family protein, protein MIYEFEGFVPVIHESAFVHPQAAVTGNVVIGRDVYVGPGAAIRGDWGGVVIGDGCNVQENCTIHAFPGATAVLEPSAHMGHGSVLHGGRLGENVLVGMNAVIMDNADVGAGCIIGALSFVPAEMRIPPRKVVVGSPARVVRDVTDEMLAWKNDGTRVYQALPARMRAGWKPCEPLRDVPADRREQQKSYQTWKDTRSRS, encoded by the coding sequence GTGATCTACGAGTTCGAGGGGTTCGTGCCGGTCATCCATGAATCGGCGTTCGTGCACCCGCAGGCCGCCGTCACCGGCAACGTGGTGATCGGGCGCGACGTGTACGTGGGGCCCGGCGCCGCGATCCGCGGCGACTGGGGCGGCGTCGTGATCGGCGACGGGTGCAACGTGCAGGAGAACTGCACCATCCACGCCTTTCCCGGCGCCACAGCGGTGCTCGAACCATCGGCGCACATGGGCCACGGATCGGTGCTGCACGGGGGACGTCTCGGCGAGAACGTGCTCGTGGGCATGAATGCGGTGATCATGGACAACGCCGACGTCGGGGCGGGGTGCATCATCGGCGCGCTGAGCTTCGTGCCCGCCGAGATGCGGATCCCGCCGCGCAAGGTCGTCGTGGGCAGCCCCGCCCGCGTGGTGCGGGACGTCACCGACGAAATGCTCGCATGGAAGAACGACGGCACCCGCGTGTATCAGGCACTCCCGGCCCGCATGCGTGCCGGATGGAAGCCCTGCGAGCCCCTGCGTGACGTGCCGGCCGACCGCCGCGAGCAGCAGAAATCGTATCAGACCTGGAAGGACACGAGGAGCCGATCATGA